One Actinospica robiniae DSM 44927 genomic region harbors:
- a CDS encoding helix-turn-helix domain-containing protein: MSSVVPLRLVRSERSSARLTYTVNEVSDLLGLGLGLTYAAVRNGEIPARKVGSRWVIPKAAFHAWLDATSAEYKEVS; this comes from the coding sequence GTGAGCAGCGTCGTTCCTCTGCGCCTTGTCCGCTCCGAGCGGTCCTCGGCCCGGCTGACCTACACCGTCAACGAGGTGTCTGACTTGCTCGGCCTCGGCCTGGGCCTCACCTATGCAGCCGTCCGTAACGGCGAGATCCCCGCTCGCAAGGTGGGCTCTCGCTGGGTCATCCCGAAAGCCGCGTTCCATGCCTGGCTGGACGCGACATCCGCCGAGTATAAGGAAGTGTCCTGA
- a CDS encoding replication initiator: MTDTLDLTAFGVENLDQLVRIAGATLELQSAGTCEHPIRLVGGRDVIEKATGVLLESGIDRQISVPCGNRRATRCTHCSTLYKYDAYNLVAAGLRGGKATPDTVAVHPRLFITLTAPSFGPIHLGPAKDGTLRPCHPRRDGSSCGRYHRAADPLIGTPLHPETYDYTGHVLFNAAAGRLWSVTTTEIRRTFARLLGIPRRELRDHVTLTFAKVAEYQQRGVVHFHAVVRLDGPDGPDTPPPAWITADHLDRAIREAVTTARLDLPDSKALGVPVVTWGRQLDIRPIGADQLDGDGLSDVTVARYIAKYATKGAETAGTELPPLACRDCTATGYRQIEGHAPTPCGTCDATGRRYDLDAWELREHHRILIETCWRLGAVSQLAALRLRQWAHMLGFGGHFATKSRTYSTTFGALRQERADYMAAHDPLTAAFAESEDLIVINHWSFAGHDDAPRLPKRVKEWPT, encoded by the coding sequence GTGACCGACACCCTCGACCTGACCGCGTTCGGCGTCGAAAACCTCGACCAGCTCGTTCGGATCGCCGGCGCCACCCTCGAACTCCAGTCCGCCGGAACCTGCGAACACCCCATCCGCCTCGTCGGCGGACGCGACGTGATCGAGAAAGCAACCGGCGTCCTGCTCGAATCCGGCATCGACCGGCAGATCTCCGTACCCTGCGGCAACCGCCGCGCCACCCGCTGCACCCACTGCTCCACCCTCTACAAATACGACGCGTACAACCTCGTCGCCGCCGGCCTGCGCGGCGGCAAAGCCACCCCGGACACCGTCGCCGTCCACCCGCGCCTGTTCATCACCCTCACCGCCCCCTCCTTCGGCCCGATCCACCTCGGCCCCGCCAAAGACGGCACCCTCCGCCCCTGCCACCCGCGCCGCGACGGCTCGAGCTGCGGCCGCTACCACCGGGCCGCTGACCCGCTCATCGGCACGCCGCTGCACCCCGAGACCTACGACTACACCGGCCACGTCCTGTTCAACGCCGCCGCCGGCCGCCTGTGGTCCGTTACCACCACCGAAATCCGCCGCACCTTCGCCCGCCTGCTCGGCATCCCCCGCCGCGAACTGCGCGACCACGTGACCCTGACCTTCGCCAAAGTCGCCGAATACCAGCAGCGCGGCGTCGTGCACTTCCACGCCGTGGTACGCCTCGACGGCCCAGACGGACCCGACACCCCGCCCCCAGCCTGGATCACCGCCGACCACCTCGACCGGGCCATCCGCGAAGCGGTCACCACTGCCCGCCTCGATCTGCCCGACTCCAAAGCGCTCGGTGTCCCGGTCGTCACCTGGGGCCGTCAACTCGACATCCGCCCGATCGGCGCCGACCAGCTCGACGGCGACGGGCTCAGCGACGTGACGGTCGCCCGGTACATCGCCAAGTACGCCACCAAGGGCGCCGAGACCGCCGGCACCGAACTGCCCCCGCTCGCCTGCCGCGACTGCACCGCCACCGGCTACCGGCAGATCGAGGGACACGCCCCGACCCCCTGCGGTACCTGCGACGCCACCGGCCGCCGCTACGACCTCGATGCTTGGGAACTGCGCGAGCACCACCGGATTCTCATCGAGACGTGCTGGCGTCTCGGCGCCGTGTCCCAATTAGCGGCTCTCCGGCTTCGGCAGTGGGCTCACATGCTCGGCTTCGGCGGACACTTCGCCACCAAGAGCCGGACGTACTCGACCACCTTCGGTGCCTTGCGCCAGGAGCGCGCCGACTACATGGCTGCGCACGACCCGCTCACCGCCGCGTTCGCCGAGAGCGAAGACCTCATCGTTATCAACCACTGGTCGTTCGCCGGACACGATGACGCGCCCAGGCTTCCAAAGCGCGTCAAGGAGTGGCCAACGTGA